CTGTCATGCGGTTTACAGAAGGTTATCAAACGCGTGTCGGTCAGCGCGGCGTGAATTTATCGGGCGGACAAAAGCAGCGCCTGTCGATTGCACGGGCATTGATCCGCAAGCCGTCTTTGCTGATTTTGGATGACAGCACGAGCGCGCTTGATGTCAACACAGAGTCAGCACTTTGGGAAGCGCTGCGGGAAGAAGATACGACGATGCTGATTGTCACGCAAAAGATTCAGACTGCGCAAATTGCCGATGCAATACTATTGCTTTCTGACGGACAAATTGTCGGCCATGGCACGCATGAACAACTGCTCGAATCCTCTTCTTTTTATCGTGAAATTGCAGAATCACAACAGAAGGGGGAGAGTGCATCATGCGAAAACCATTCGGCTATGAACCGGCTATTAGAAAAGAGGACCTGACCAAAGTACAGCGCAAAAAAATCCAGAAAGCAAGCAATTGGAAATCAGTGCTCGCAAGAATCTGGCGGCTGATCGACCAGCAGCGGGGTTTACTGATTACTGTACTTGCGCTTGTTTTCATCAGTTCTGCTCTTGCGCTTGCCGGTCCCTTTATGATCGGAACTATTATCGATCACTTTGTCATTCCGAAGAAAACGGACGGGCTGGGTGTGCAGATCGGTTTGCTGCTGCTCATCTATGCAGGGTTTTCAGTCTCCACCTATTTACAGAATTACTGGATGGTCGGTATTGCGCAGCAGACAGTCTATCGCCTGCGTACACAGTTATTCGGTCATTTGCAGAAGCTGCCTATCCGTTTCTTCGATAAACGGCAGCACGGTGAACTGATGAGCCGGGTGACAAATGATATTGAGAATGTCAGCCAGACACTGAACTCCTCGTTTATCCAAGTGTTTTCAAGTCTGCTGACATTGATCGGCACGCTGTCTATTATGCTGTATCTCAGTCCGCTATTAACGCTTCTGACGATGATTATTGTGCCGCTGATGTTCTTTGCGATGCGCTGGATCACGAGACGCACAGGCGTTTTATTCAAAGAGCAGCAGCGGGCGCTCGGCGAGTTAAATGGCATGATTGAAGAAACGGTTTCGGGTCAGCGTGTGGTAAAAGCATTTTCGCAGGAACAGAATGTCATCAGCGAATTCGCGCAGAAAAGCGAATCTCTCCGCACGGCGGGCTTCTGGGCGCAGACATACTCAGGGTTCATACCGAAAGTCATGAACACGCTGAACAATATGTCATTTGCGATCGTAGCAGGTGTCGGAGGATTGCTCGCGGTGACTGGATACGGCGGCGTAACTGTCGGGACGATCGTCATCTTCAGTGAGTACGCAAGGCAATTCACCCGTCCGCTCAATGATCTTGCCAATCAATTTAATACGGTGCTGTCTGCGATTGCAGGTGCCGAGCGGGTTTTTGCAATTATGGATGAGCCTGTGGAAAAAGATGAAGCTGTACAGTTGACGGAAACGCTGCAAGGCGACGTGAAGTTTAAAGACGTGACATTCGGCTATGGAGAAGAAGCCGTCATTAGAGGACTCAGCTTCCATGTAAAACCTGGAGAAACCGCAGCCTTCGTCGGTGCGACAGGAGCAGGGAAGACGACCGTGATGCAACTGCTGTCACGTTTCTATGATGCCGACAGCGGACAGATTTTGCTTGACGGCATCCCAATCAATGATTTGCCGCGTCAAACTGTCCGCAGCCAGATGGCATTTGTTCTGCAGGATCCGTTTCTGTTTGAAGCTACTGTGCGCGAAAACATCCGCTACGGCAGACTCGATGCAACAGATGAGGAAGTGATAGAAGCGGCAAAGAAAGCCAATGCTCACACTTTCATCAGCAAACTGCCGGAAGCTTATGATACTGTCCTTACAGCGGGCGGTGAACAAATTTCGCAAGGCCAAAAACAACTGCTGTCCATTGCGCGGGCGCTGGTCGCTGATCCTGCCCTGCTGCTGCTGGACGAAGCAACGAGCAGCATTGATACGGTAACCGAACTTGCTATTCAGGAAGCACTGGAGCGTCTCATGGCGGGCAGAACGAGCTTCGTCATCGCTCACCGCCTGAACACAATCAGACAGGCGGACAAAATATATGTACTGGCAGACGGGGAGCTCATCGAATCCGGCAGCCATGATCAGCTGCTGAAACAAAAAGGTGTATTTTATGGCATGCTGCATCATGATGAATGAAATTTGTAAATCCGCAGAAAAAAGCCATTTATCCGCACTTCGGGTAAATGGCTTTTCTGTATTATTTCTTATTATCAATATGGAGAGACTTGTCGTCGGTAAACTCTACATCCAGCTTGAATTCATCATAGTCATCAAGTCCGTACCACTGCAAGATCCTGTCAATGGCTTCTTCTTCTGTCGTTTCGCTGTCAATTAAAATTTCCATAAACATTTTATGCATATCGTCAATCGCTTCATTACCTTCGAGATCCACTTCTTGGAACTCATTGACATACTCCGCATCGGAAGGCTTTACGTCTTCATAATCCGTTTCGATCTTCTTATCATCTTTCTTGATTGTCAAATCAAAGTCCGTGAAGCCGTAACCGTCACCCGTGTTCATTGTACTGCCTTTATCTTCATCTTCATAACCTAGTGCGGGATCATCATTATCCGGTGCTTCATCCTTAGAAGAACATCCGCCGAGAATTAAAATAGATGAAAAGCCTACAATAGATATCATTCGCATAAATGACATGAGAGCCACCCTTTCTATAGATATGGTACTTATATTATCACCTGAAAAGCGGCTCTCTAAACCAAGTTAGCCTTACAAATGAGGAAATGGAATGGATGTAAGAATATATTAGTGATATTTCCGCTCCAAAATAGAACCGAGCAATTGGCGGATTGGCAATACTTGTCCCGAAGGCAAACGGATTTTTCCATGATAATAACCGACGGATTGATTCACGGACATTTTGCGCACGAGATAATGATCGAGTGTGGATTTTTGGAAAAAGGGTTTAAACGTTAACTGAATGTCATCCGAAAACTTTGTCATGATTTTCCACGGACTCTTCGGATCCTCCTTATCGCGCTTAAACAGAACGTCTTCATGAATTTTATGCATCACGCCTTCAATGAATACCGCATTTTCCGTCAAACCGGTGCCGTCCGTCCATGAGCCCCCGAAATTCAAACCAACCCGCTTGCCGCCTGTCCGTTGTGAAGCCATCGCCCAATCCCAATTTGTTTGGCTGTTCCATATACCCCGTCCATAATCATAGACTGCAAAGCTGTAATAAGGATTAAAGTCATATCGGCGATCGCCCATCCGCACGTATCCGCCCGTCGGTAAAATCGTATGTTTGGATGTAAAGTGAAAGTCATCCCGGTTTTTAGGTATGACCACATTTAATGATTCATCTTTTTCCGGATGAATGATATGCAGGTCAGCATGCAGCAGTTCATTATCGAAATCGGGAATGACGATAGATAGATGCGTTTCACCTTGCATATGAACGAGCTGGACGGTTAAATCGTCATGTATAAATTTGATATTGCCGAGCGCCTCTTCGGGCATTTTGACGCGTCTTGAAAAAGGCAGTGCTACATGTTTTTCATAGAAGCGCTGGGTTTCGTAGTTCAGTATGTAAATCAGGCAAATTGCTTTATGGTCAAGGTGGACAATCGCGGCAGTCAACATCACGTCTTCTCCGTAAATGCACCAATGATTCCAGCGTTTCTTTTTCATGAAACGGCCTTTTAGATTGCTTGTTACTAGAGGTTTTCGCGCATATCCAATAGATTCTGGATTCAGAGAACCTCTGGCGTCACAGAGCGGAACAGTCTCGGTTAATTCGTTCTCTTTATGTTGCATGATCTTTACCGCCTTTCTTGCCTATTGTCTTTTTGCCGTTCAGTTGCTATACTTTATATTGTACCAGAACCAAGGGGCATTAGCTCAGCTGGGAGAGCGTTGCGCTGGCAGTGCAAAGGTCAGGGGTTCGAGCCCCCTATGCTCCATACAATTAGCGGCAGTTCTTGAAGGAAATCTTCAGGGACCGCTGCTTTTTATTTCGAAAGAACTTTTCTATACATAAATACCCCCTGCTTGTCTGCATTAAAACTATTAGCTATTGTATATTTATTCATTATAACGTATATTAAATAACAGAGATATTAAAAGTTACAAGTGCCAGCCGTATATTGAAGCAGAAGTAATCATATTCATATACTTGTAGACAGGCGCTTGGCGATAACTTATAATTGTTTTAATTTAGAAGATTTTTACTAACAGAGCGAAAGAAGGGGAAATGTATGAAGAAGATGGTTTCAGCACTGCTGCTGATCTTGGCATTAGTTATTGCAGGCTGCAGCAATGACAGCGGGGGAGCAGGTTCAACAGAAAAATCTACGTTGAAGAATATTAAAGACAACAAAAAGTTGGTTGTCGGAATTGCACCGGGTTATTTCCCTTTTGAAATGAAAAGCACAGAAGGCGGATTTATCGGGTACGATATCGATCTGGCAAATGCAGTAGGAGAAGCGTTGAATACAGAAGTAGAATTTAAGCAATTTGCATTTG
The Sporosarcina sp. P33 genome window above contains:
- a CDS encoding ABC transporter ATP-binding protein, whose amino-acid sequence is MRKPFGYEPAIRKEDLTKVQRKKIQKASNWKSVLARIWRLIDQQRGLLITVLALVFISSALALAGPFMIGTIIDHFVIPKKTDGLGVQIGLLLLIYAGFSVSTYLQNYWMVGIAQQTVYRLRTQLFGHLQKLPIRFFDKRQHGELMSRVTNDIENVSQTLNSSFIQVFSSLLTLIGTLSIMLYLSPLLTLLTMIIVPLMFFAMRWITRRTGVLFKEQQRALGELNGMIEETVSGQRVVKAFSQEQNVISEFAQKSESLRTAGFWAQTYSGFIPKVMNTLNNMSFAIVAGVGGLLAVTGYGGVTVGTIVIFSEYARQFTRPLNDLANQFNTVLSAIAGAERVFAIMDEPVEKDEAVQLTETLQGDVKFKDVTFGYGEEAVIRGLSFHVKPGETAAFVGATGAGKTTVMQLLSRFYDADSGQILLDGIPINDLPRQTVRSQMAFVLQDPFLFEATVRENIRYGRLDATDEEVIEAAKKANAHTFISKLPEAYDTVLTAGGEQISQGQKQLLSIARALVADPALLLLDEATSSIDTVTELAIQEALERLMAGRTSFVIAHRLNTIRQADKIYVLADGELIESGSHDQLLKQKGVFYGMLHHDE
- a CDS encoding YusW family protein, whose translation is MSFMRMISIVGFSSILILGGCSSKDEAPDNDDPALGYEDEDKGSTMNTGDGYGFTDFDLTIKKDDKKIETDYEDVKPSDAEYVNEFQEVDLEGNEAIDDMHKMFMEILIDSETTEEEAIDRILQWYGLDDYDEFKLDVEFTDDKSLHIDNKK
- a CDS encoding DUF2804 domain-containing protein — its product is MQHKENELTETVPLCDARGSLNPESIGYARKPLVTSNLKGRFMKKKRWNHWCIYGEDVMLTAAIVHLDHKAICLIYILNYETQRFYEKHVALPFSRRVKMPEEALGNIKFIHDDLTVQLVHMQGETHLSIVIPDFDNELLHADLHIIHPEKDESLNVVIPKNRDDFHFTSKHTILPTGGYVRMGDRRYDFNPYYSFAVYDYGRGIWNSQTNWDWAMASQRTGGKRVGLNFGGSWTDGTGLTENAVFIEGVMHKIHEDVLFKRDKEDPKSPWKIMTKFSDDIQLTFKPFFQKSTLDHYLVRKMSVNQSVGYYHGKIRLPSGQVLPIRQLLGSILERKYH